A window from Micromonospora profundi encodes these proteins:
- a CDS encoding ABC transporter permease subunit, producing MSAPLSGPGSTRTPGREPVRPGLSRTARHHAPITATGLVGKVILLGLVAGIAIWAAFPLIEAEHWIGLGILAATTAGLYYLYLSRRHIPAKYLVPGTLFLIAFQVVPVLYTASTAFTNFGDGHRGSKDDAIVAIQTASVKQVPGSTEYALTVATDGDPATGALVFLLTDPKTKEVFAGDADGLRKLDAADVTVSSLSGKITAADGYTVLNIGQASGRSDAVTALIVPTDDGAIRSNGLTRAYEGKAARAYDEACDCVRDSETGRTWTADEESGSFVAADGERLAQGWKVDVGLKNFSTVLTDPNISGPFFGTLAWNFAFAIASTGLTFLLGMAIALALHSPRMKGTNFYRVLLILPYAMPSFAMLLIWRDMFNTDFGLLNNLFGLNVDWFGGTWSARIAVVLVQLWLGYPYMFLVATGALQAIPRELTEATSVDGASPWQSFRAVTLPLLLVALSPLLIASFAFNFNNVNAILFTTEGGPFAPDNPTNGATDLLITYTYRLAFGAQGAEFGLAATVSIFIFAIVATVSAISFRRTRKQEEVYS from the coding sequence ATGAGCGCGCCGCTGTCCGGCCCGGGGTCCACGAGGACCCCGGGCCGGGAGCCCGTTCGCCCTGGGCTGTCCCGTACCGCGCGGCATCACGCGCCGATCACCGCGACCGGCCTCGTCGGCAAGGTGATCCTGCTCGGCCTGGTGGCCGGGATCGCGATCTGGGCGGCGTTCCCGCTCATCGAGGCCGAACACTGGATCGGGCTGGGCATCCTGGCGGCCACCACCGCCGGCCTGTACTACCTCTACCTGAGCCGCCGGCACATCCCGGCGAAGTATCTGGTGCCCGGCACGCTGTTCCTTATCGCCTTCCAGGTCGTCCCGGTGCTCTACACGGCGAGCACCGCGTTCACGAACTTCGGCGACGGCCATCGCGGCAGCAAGGACGACGCGATCGTCGCGATCCAGACCGCCTCGGTGAAGCAGGTCCCCGGCTCGACCGAGTACGCCCTCACCGTCGCCACCGACGGTGACCCGGCGACCGGCGCCCTTGTCTTCCTGCTCACCGACCCGAAGACCAAGGAGGTCTTCGCGGGAGACGCGGACGGGCTGCGCAAGCTCGACGCCGCCGACGTCACGGTCAGCAGCCTCAGCGGCAAGATCACCGCCGCGGACGGCTACACAGTGCTGAACATCGGGCAGGCCAGCGGGCGCAGCGACGCCGTCACCGCGCTCATCGTGCCCACCGACGACGGTGCGATCCGCTCCAACGGCCTCACCCGCGCTTACGAGGGCAAGGCCGCCCGGGCGTACGACGAGGCGTGCGACTGCGTCAGAGACAGCGAAACCGGTAGGACCTGGACCGCCGACGAGGAGTCCGGCTCCTTCGTCGCCGCCGACGGCGAGCGGCTCGCCCAGGGCTGGAAGGTCGACGTCGGGCTGAAGAACTTCAGCACAGTGCTCACCGACCCGAACATCTCCGGGCCGTTCTTCGGCACGCTGGCCTGGAACTTCGCCTTCGCGATCGCCTCCACGGGCCTCACGTTCCTGCTCGGCATGGCCATCGCGCTGGCGCTGCACTCGCCCCGGATGAAGGGCACCAACTTCTACCGGGTGCTGCTGATCCTGCCGTACGCGATGCCGTCGTTCGCGATGCTGCTGATCTGGCGGGACATGTTCAACACCGACTTCGGTCTGCTCAACAACCTGTTCGGACTGAACGTGGACTGGTTCGGCGGCACCTGGTCGGCCCGGATCGCTGTGGTGCTGGTGCAGCTCTGGCTCGGCTACCCGTACATGTTCCTTGTCGCCACCGGCGCGTTGCAGGCCATCCCGCGGGAGCTGACCGAGGCGACCTCGGTCGACGGCGCGTCGCCCTGGCAGTCGTTCCGGGCGGTCACCCTGCCGCTGCTGCTGGTGGCGCTCTCGCCGCTGCTCATCGCGTCGTTCGCGTTCAACTTCAACAACGTCAACGCGATCCTGTTCACCACCGAGGGCGGACCGTTCGCGCCGGACAACCCGACGAACGGCGCCACCGACCTGCTGATCACCTACACCTACCGGCTGGCGTTCGGCGCCCAGGGTGCCGAGTTCGGGCTGGCCGCCACTGTCTCGATCTTCATCTTCGCGATCGTGGCGACGGTGTCGGCGATCAGCTTCCGGCGGACCCGCAAACAGGAGGAGGTGTACTCGTGA
- a CDS encoding sugar ABC transporter substrate-binding protein: protein MRIRTAGVVALFALALAASGCGGDSDEPAANESPKAAGGKLVIWADDKRTAALKPFADEFGKENGVTVEVQAVSKDLQTNFVTASQQGSGPDVVVGAHDWIGNLVQNGAIDPVQLPAEQKSGFNETAVKAVTFNGQLYGVPYATENVALIRNTELAPDAPKTIEDLVAAGKKLKADKKASEILCLQSGQNGDSYHIYPLYTSGGGYLFGTSANGDYDPKDLGVGKPESIAAFQKIAKLGEKGDGALKRSITPENAISTFTSKKCAYLVSGPWAVADAKKANISYDISPVPGFAGGKEAQPFVGVQAFYVASKGKNKALAQEFVTNYVTKPELAVALYKAEPRPPALTAAFDQVKGEDQDLAKFSEAGKNGHVLPAIPAMAAIWDPFGKAEAAIIGGADPATTITAAGKTIQGQIK from the coding sequence ATGCGCATCCGTACCGCGGGTGTGGTCGCCCTCTTCGCCCTGGCGCTCGCCGCCTCCGGGTGTGGCGGCGACAGCGACGAACCGGCCGCCAACGAATCCCCCAAGGCCGCCGGCGGCAAGCTGGTGATCTGGGCGGACGACAAGCGGACCGCCGCCCTCAAGCCGTTCGCCGATGAGTTCGGCAAGGAGAACGGCGTGACCGTCGAGGTCCAGGCCGTCAGCAAGGACCTGCAGACCAACTTCGTCACCGCCTCCCAGCAGGGCAGCGGCCCGGACGTCGTGGTCGGCGCGCACGACTGGATCGGCAACCTGGTCCAGAACGGCGCCATCGACCCGGTGCAGCTCCCGGCCGAGCAGAAGAGCGGCTTCAACGAGACCGCGGTCAAGGCGGTCACCTTCAACGGCCAGCTCTACGGCGTGCCGTACGCCACCGAGAACGTGGCGCTGATCCGCAACACCGAGCTGGCCCCCGACGCGCCGAAGACCATTGAGGACCTGGTCGCCGCCGGCAAGAAGCTCAAGGCCGACAAGAAGGCCAGTGAAATCCTGTGCCTCCAGTCCGGCCAGAACGGCGACTCGTACCACATCTACCCGCTCTACACCTCGGGCGGCGGCTACCTGTTCGGCACGTCGGCCAACGGCGACTACGACCCGAAGGACCTGGGCGTGGGCAAGCCCGAGTCGATCGCGGCCTTCCAGAAGATCGCCAAGCTCGGCGAGAAGGGCGACGGGGCGCTGAAGCGCTCCATCACCCCGGAGAACGCGATCTCCACGTTCACCAGCAAGAAGTGCGCCTACCTGGTGTCCGGCCCGTGGGCCGTCGCCGACGCCAAGAAGGCGAACATCTCCTACGACATCTCCCCGGTCCCCGGCTTCGCCGGCGGCAAGGAAGCCCAGCCGTTCGTGGGCGTGCAGGCGTTCTACGTCGCCAGCAAGGGCAAGAACAAGGCGCTGGCCCAGGAGTTCGTCACCAACTACGTGACCAAGCCCGAGCTGGCCGTCGCGCTGTACAAGGCCGAGCCGCGCCCGCCGGCGCTGACCGCCGCCTTCGACCAGGTGAAGGGCGAGGACCAGGACCTGGCGAAGTTCTCCGAGGCCGGCAAGAACGGCCACGTGCTCCCGGCGATCCCGGCCATGGCCGCGATCTGGGACCCGTTCGGTAAGGCGGAGGCCGCCATCATCGGCGGTGCCGACCCGGCCACGACGATCACCGCCGCCGGCAAGACGATCCAGGGTCAGATCAAGTAA
- a CDS encoding BMP family lipoprotein, translated as MRIASAFVAGGLVLGAAACGEAPDDDNNAGSGAKKFSACMVTDVGGIDDKSFNTSAWKGLQEAKAANDNIDIKYVASKAEADYEPNLTQYVNQKCDFILAVGGLMETATKKIAEANPNQHFGIVDGNPKVDNVYPMQFDTAQAAFQAGYLAAGMSKSGKVGTYGGLPIPPVTIFMDGFVDGVAYYNTTKKKDVQALGWNKETQKGSFSNAFDKQDEGKKVSDALVAQGADIIMPVAGGAGLGTTSAAKASGGKYSTIWVDVDGCESTPDCSAIITTVVKNIPGAVKEAVLKAAGGDKLPATPGFVGTLANDGVSIAPYHDFDSKVPAELKAEVDKIKADIAAGTITVSSKAQPAK; from the coding sequence ATGCGGATCGCCTCCGCCTTCGTGGCGGGTGGCCTCGTGCTGGGCGCTGCCGCTTGTGGTGAGGCTCCCGATGACGACAACAACGCCGGTAGTGGCGCCAAGAAGTTCAGCGCCTGCATGGTGACCGACGTCGGCGGCATCGACGACAAGTCGTTCAACACGTCGGCCTGGAAGGGTCTGCAGGAGGCCAAGGCCGCCAACGACAACATCGACATCAAGTACGTGGCGTCGAAGGCTGAGGCCGACTACGAGCCCAACCTGACGCAGTACGTCAACCAGAAGTGCGACTTCATCCTGGCCGTCGGTGGCCTGATGGAGACCGCCACCAAGAAGATCGCCGAGGCGAACCCGAACCAGCACTTCGGCATCGTCGACGGCAACCCGAAGGTGGACAACGTCTACCCGATGCAGTTCGACACCGCCCAGGCCGCGTTCCAGGCGGGCTACCTGGCCGCCGGGATGAGCAAGTCCGGCAAGGTGGGCACCTACGGTGGTCTGCCGATCCCGCCGGTGACCATCTTCATGGACGGCTTCGTCGACGGTGTGGCGTACTACAACACCACGAAGAAGAAGGACGTCCAGGCGCTCGGCTGGAACAAGGAGACCCAGAAGGGTTCCTTCTCCAACGCCTTCGACAAGCAGGACGAGGGCAAGAAGGTCTCCGACGCGCTTGTCGCCCAGGGTGCGGACATCATCATGCCGGTCGCCGGTGGCGCCGGTCTCGGCACCACGAGCGCGGCCAAGGCCTCGGGTGGCAAGTACAGCACCATCTGGGTGGACGTCGACGGCTGCGAGAGCACCCCGGACTGCTCCGCGATCATCACGACGGTCGTCAAGAACATCCCGGGCGCCGTCAAGGAGGCCGTGCTGAAGGCCGCCGGTGGCGACAAGCTGCCGGCCACGCCGGGCTTCGTCGGCACCCTTGCCAACGACGGTGTCTCGATCGCCCCGTACCACGACTTCGACAGCAAGGTTCCGGCCGAGCTGAAGGCCGAGGTCGACAAGATCAAGGCGGACATCGCCGCCGGGACCATCACGGTCAGCTCGAAGGCCCAGCCGGCCAAGTGA
- a CDS encoding glycoside hydrolase family 13 protein, translating to MPLQAHHDGSATYVPEQEPALGQTVPVFVRVPAGTGVRQVHVRTTGDGEPRFSEAEIDRTEDGDVWWRADVEVRNPVSNYRFLLDGEHGTRWLNAAGLADHDVPDNGDFKLVSYAPPPAWARDAVIYQIFPDRFARSAAADGRTLPDWAIGCDWDTPVIGRGPETPRQLYGGDLDGVTEHLDHLDRLGVNTVYLTPVFPARSNHRYDAASFDTVDPLLGGDAALARLADAVHARGWRLLGDITSNHTGDAHAWFTAAVSDVNAPERDLYYFDLPGGDFESWNGVKSLPKLNWGSTELRRRFATAEDSLLRRWLRPPYGLDGWRVDVANMTGRRGADAYTHEVARLLREVVAQTRPDALLLAEHGHDHTGDLDADGWHGTMNYVGFTDPVWSWLRHGDDPVPNFLGTPGGVRRRDAGAVLATMNAYRSLVSWRSYTHSWQLLGSHDSARIRTVVGDAARQEVAAGLLATMPGTPVVFAGDELGLTGTNGEGSRTPMPWHRPESWDRRTFDAYRSLLTLRRDEPALRRGGLRWVHADADTLVFLREAPTSTVLVLARRGPGAPVRLSGLKPGDNIQGGAAPLRPDTEGAVTLPAEGPTFQVWRLS from the coding sequence ATGCCCCTCCAGGCGCACCACGACGGCTCCGCCACCTACGTCCCCGAGCAGGAGCCCGCGCTCGGGCAGACCGTTCCGGTCTTCGTCCGGGTACCGGCCGGCACCGGCGTCCGCCAGGTGCACGTGCGCACCACGGGCGACGGCGAGCCGCGCTTCTCCGAGGCCGAGATCGACCGCACCGAGGACGGTGACGTGTGGTGGCGGGCCGACGTCGAGGTCCGCAACCCGGTCAGCAACTACCGTTTCCTGCTCGACGGCGAGCACGGCACCCGCTGGCTGAACGCCGCCGGCCTGGCCGACCACGACGTGCCCGACAACGGCGACTTCAAGCTTGTCAGCTACGCCCCGCCGCCGGCCTGGGCGCGGGACGCGGTTATCTACCAGATCTTTCCGGACCGGTTCGCCCGCTCCGCCGCCGCCGACGGCCGCACCCTGCCGGACTGGGCCATCGGCTGCGACTGGGACACCCCGGTCATCGGCCGGGGACCGGAGACGCCCCGCCAGCTCTACGGCGGCGATCTCGACGGCGTCACCGAACACCTGGACCACCTGGACCGGCTCGGGGTCAACACCGTCTACCTCACGCCGGTCTTCCCGGCCCGCTCCAACCACAGGTACGACGCGGCGAGCTTCGACACCGTCGACCCGCTGCTGGGCGGGGACGCGGCGCTGGCCCGTCTCGCCGACGCGGTGCACGCCCGGGGCTGGCGGCTGCTCGGCGACATCACGAGCAACCACACCGGCGATGCCCACGCATGGTTCACCGCCGCCGTCTCCGACGTGAACGCCCCGGAACGCGACCTGTACTACTTCGACCTGCCCGGCGGGGATTTCGAGTCCTGGAACGGCGTCAAGTCGCTGCCGAAGCTCAACTGGGGCAGCACGGAGCTGCGCCGTCGCTTCGCCACCGCCGAGGATTCGCTGCTGCGTCGCTGGCTGCGCCCGCCGTACGGGCTGGACGGCTGGCGGGTCGACGTGGCGAACATGACCGGGCGGCGGGGCGCGGACGCGTACACCCACGAGGTGGCGCGGCTGCTGCGCGAGGTCGTGGCGCAGACCCGCCCGGACGCGCTGCTGCTCGCCGAGCACGGCCACGACCACACCGGCGACCTGGACGCCGACGGCTGGCACGGGACCATGAACTACGTCGGCTTCACCGACCCGGTGTGGTCCTGGCTGCGCCACGGCGACGACCCGGTGCCGAACTTCCTCGGCACCCCGGGCGGGGTACGGCGGCGTGACGCGGGCGCGGTACTCGCCACGATGAACGCCTACCGGTCGCTGGTGTCCTGGCGGTCGTACACCCACTCCTGGCAACTGCTCGGCTCGCACGACTCGGCCCGTATTCGCACGGTGGTCGGCGACGCGGCCAGGCAGGAGGTGGCCGCCGGTCTGCTCGCCACGATGCCCGGTACGCCTGTGGTGTTCGCAGGGGACGAGCTGGGCCTCACCGGCACGAACGGGGAGGGCTCGCGTACCCCGATGCCGTGGCACCGGCCGGAGAGCTGGGACCGGCGCACGTTCGACGCGTACCGGTCGTTGTTGACGCTGCGCCGCGACGAGCCGGCGCTGCGGCGCGGCGGCCTGCGCTGGGTGCACGCGGACGCGGACACGCTCGTCTTCCTGCGGGAGGCGCCGACCTCCACGGTGCTGGTGTTGGCCAGGCGCGGGCCCGGTGCCCCGGTGCGGCTGTCGGGCCTGAAGCCCGGCGACAACATCCAGGGCGGCGCGGCACCCCTGCGCCCCGACACCGAGGGCGCTGTGACCCTCCCCGCCGAAGGCCCCACCTTCCAGGTCTGGCGCCTGTCCTAG
- a CDS encoding sugar ABC transporter permease: MTSTVDTPTANRDQAGRKPVRRSRKRWFAQVGWRHLVGVLAVAFSLFPILFVISAAFNPLGTLSSTELLPTGASLENFVNLFDRTAFGHWFLNSLLLAGVASFASIFLSSLAAYAFSRMRFSGRRVGLLALLLIQMFPQFLAIVAIFLIFTTLTDLYPSIGFNTPWGLFLLYMGGALGANTWLMKGFFDTLPKELDESATMDGASHVQIFFRIMLPLVAPILAVTGLLAFIGSINEFIIANVFLTEPESKTLAVGMYGLVAGERNNNFGMFAAGTLLTAIPTVLVFQLLQRYIVSGLTSGAVKG; the protein is encoded by the coding sequence GTGACAAGCACTGTGGACACTCCCACGGCCAACCGTGACCAGGCCGGTCGCAAGCCGGTCCGCCGGTCGCGCAAGCGCTGGTTCGCCCAGGTGGGCTGGCGGCACCTGGTCGGCGTGCTGGCGGTGGCGTTCAGCCTCTTCCCGATCCTGTTCGTGATCTCGGCGGCGTTCAACCCACTCGGCACGCTCTCCTCCACCGAGCTGCTGCCCACCGGGGCGTCGCTGGAGAACTTCGTCAACCTGTTCGACCGGACCGCGTTCGGCCACTGGTTCCTCAACTCGCTGCTGCTGGCGGGCGTGGCCAGCTTCGCGTCGATCTTCCTGTCGTCGCTCGCCGCGTACGCGTTCTCCCGGATGCGTTTCTCCGGACGCCGGGTCGGCCTGCTCGCGCTGCTGCTGATCCAGATGTTCCCGCAGTTCCTGGCGATCGTGGCGATCTTCCTGATCTTCACCACGCTCACCGACCTCTACCCGTCGATCGGCTTCAACACCCCGTGGGGCCTGTTCCTGCTCTACATGGGTGGCGCGCTGGGCGCGAACACCTGGCTGATGAAGGGCTTCTTCGACACCCTGCCGAAGGAGCTGGACGAGTCGGCGACCATGGACGGCGCGTCGCACGTGCAGATCTTCTTCCGGATCATGCTGCCGCTGGTAGCCCCGATCCTGGCGGTGACCGGCCTGCTCGCGTTCATCGGGTCGATCAACGAGTTCATCATCGCCAACGTGTTCCTCACCGAACCCGAGTCGAAGACCCTCGCGGTCGGCATGTACGGCCTGGTGGCGGGCGAGCGCAACAACAACTTCGGGATGTTCGCGGCGGGCACGTTGCTCACCGCGATCCCCACGGTGCTGGTGTTCCAACTCCTCCAGCGCTACATCGTCTCCGGGCTCACCTCCGGAGCGGTAAAGGGCTGA